The window TCTCGTGCCGCGCGATACGCCGGGCGTCAAGGTGATTCGCAATATCACGGTCGTCAATCACGTGGCGCCGGAAGGTCACTGCGAGATCGAGTTCAAAGGCGTGCGCGTGCCGGCATCGAATCTCCTCGGCGATGAGGGTAGCGGCTTTGCGCTCGCGCAGGCGCGCCTTGGGCCGGGACGGATTCACCACTGCATGCGTTCGATCGGCGCGGCCGAGCTGGCGCTCGAGTTGATGGTGGAGCGGGCCCAAGCGCGCACCGCATTTGGAAAGACGCTGGTTGAACACGGGACGGTCGCCGAGTGGATCGCGAAGTCGCGCATCGAAATCGATCAAGCGCGCCTATTCGTTCTGAAAACCGCGTGGATGATCGACAACGTGGGCGCGAAAGACGCTCGCAAGGAGATCTCGATGATCAAGGTGCTCGTGCCGAGCGTTCACACGGCAGTGTGCGACCGCGCGATGCAGGTGTTTGGCGCGATGGGGTTGAGTCCCGACACGCCATTGGCCGATAGCTGGACGTGGGGTCGTGCGCTGCGCTTCGCGGATGGCCCCGACGAGGTTCACTTGCAGAACATTGCCCGCATGGAGCTCAAGGCGCGGCGATACGAGCCGGGGAAGGACAATCCCTATCTGACGCCGTTCGCGTAGGGCATCGCGCACAAGCGTGTTCGGCTCGCGCCTGCAATTGCCATACCTTACTGTATGGGATGCGTGCCGGGCCCGAGCGTACCAGTGAGGCGTTCACGGTTCTCTTGAACCGGATGCCTTTCGTATAGCACGCCGTTTTCGTTTGCGTGAATTCATCACTTCAGCGATAACCGCGGCAAGACGTTGCGCAGCCGCCTTCATTTGCGCGCTGCTGAATCCCCCGAATCCAAGCACCAGGCCGGGCCGCCCTGTTCCCGGCGCGAACATCGGCGATACGGCGCGCAC is drawn from Trinickia violacea and contains these coding sequences:
- a CDS encoding acyl-CoA dehydrogenase family protein is translated as MDFAYSPKVEALRTQVRTFMDTHIVPRIRQWHDEVSAGQYPVSFMEDLKARAREEGLWNLFLPHLRDDEPGTRLTNLEYAPLAEIMGRVSWASEVFNCNAPDTGNMELLHMFATPAQREQWLEPLLDGKIRSAFAMTEPAVASSDATNITTSIRRDGDDYVIDGRKWFITNAAHPNCQLFIVMGKTDPDAPSHRQQSMILVPRDTPGVKVIRNITVVNHVAPEGHCEIEFKGVRVPASNLLGDEGSGFALAQARLGPGRIHHCMRSIGAAELALELMVERAQARTAFGKTLVEHGTVAEWIAKSRIEIDQARLFVLKTAWMIDNVGAKDARKEISMIKVLVPSVHTAVCDRAMQVFGAMGLSPDTPLADSWTWGRALRFADGPDEVHLQNIARMELKARRYEPGKDNPYLTPFA